One segment of Larus michahellis chromosome 14, bLarMic1.1, whole genome shotgun sequence DNA contains the following:
- the WFIKKN2 gene encoding WAP, Kazal, immunoglobulin, Kunitz and NTR domain-containing protein 2, with protein sequence MDVKGKKGPVGMPKEATCDRFMCIQQGSECDIWDGQPVCKCKDRCEKEPSFTCASDGLTYYNKCYMDAEACIKGITLNVVTCRYHLTWPNTSPIPPETTARPTTAYSETTVIDILPPALVNNPVHQSVYVGETVSFLCDVTGRPKPEITWEKQVDGKDKVIMKPNHVRGNVVVTNIAQLVIYNTQLQDAGIYTCTAKNSGGLLRADFPLSVIKGEPTSKEASQNKTHFPTDECLKQPDSEDCGEEQTRWYYDAKKNNCFTFIYGNCNSNLNHFETYENCMLTCMNGPINICNLPALQGHCKAYEPRWAYNSLTKQCQSFIYGGCGGNENNFESREACEEMCPFPKNTHCKACKPRQKLVTSFCKSDFVILGRITELTEDQDSGHALVTVEEILKDEKMGLKFLGKEPLEITLLNMDWSCPCPNMTTVDGQLIIMGDVHNGMAVLQPDSFVGTSSIRRVRKLREVIHKKTCELLKEFLGLH encoded by the coding sequence ATGGAtgtcaaggggaaaaaagggccgGTGGGAATGCCCAAAGAGGCAACCTGTGACCGTTTCATGTGCATCCAGCAAGGCTCAGAGTGCGACATCTGGGACGGGCAACCCGTCTGCAAGTGCAAGGACAGGTGTGAGAAGGAGCCGAGCTTCACCTGTGCCTCCGACGGGCTCACCTACTACAACAAGTGCTACATGGATGCAGAAGCTTGCATCAAAGGCATTACACTGAATGTAGTCACCTGTAGGTACCATCTTACATGGCCAAacaccagccccatcccaccaGAAACAACAGCTCGCCCTACTACTGCCTATTCTGAGACAACGGTCATCGATATCTTGCCGCCTGCTCTAGTGAACAACCCCGTCCATCAGTCAGTCTACGTGGGAGAGACCGTCAGCTTCCTCTGTGATGTTACAGGGAGGCCCAAGCCAGAAATCACGTGGGAGAAGCAGGTTGATGGGAAAGACAAAGTCATTATGAAGCCAAATCACGTCAGAGGGAATGTTGTGGTCACCAACATTGCCCAACTCGTCATCTACAACACCCAGCTCCAAGATGCAGGCATCTACACCTGCACCGCCAAAAACAGCGGTGGCCTTCTCAGGGCTGATTTCCCTTTGTCAGTCATCAAAGGAGAACCCACATCCAAAGAAGcttcccaaaacaaaacacattttccaaCCGATGAGTGCCTGAAGCAACCGGACAGTGAAGACTGTGGGGAAGAGCAGACCAGGTGGTACTatgatgcaaagaaaaacaactgctTTACTTTCATCTATGGGAACTGTAACAGCAACCTCAACCACTTTGAGACCTATGAGAACTGCATGCTAACGTGCATGAACGGCCCAATCAACATTTGCAATCTGCCGGCCCTCCAAGGCCACTGCAAAGCCTACGAGCCCAGATGGGCCTACAACAGCTTGACAAAGCAGTGCCAGTCCTTCATTTATGGCGGGTGTGGAGGCAATGAGAACAACTTTGAGAGCCGGGAGGCCTGCGAAGAGATGTGCCCTTTCCCGAAGAACACACACTGCAAAGCGTGCAAGCCACGCCAGAAGCTGGTGACAAGCTTCTGCAAAAGCGACTTTGTTATCCTGGGCCGTATAACCGAGCTGACCGAAGACCAAGACTCGGGACATGCCCTGGTGACAGTGGAGGAGATtctcaaagatgaaaaaatgggATTAAAATTCCTAGGGAAGGAACCACTAGAAATCACACTTTTGAACATGGACTGGAGCTGCCCATGTCCCAACATGACCACAGTGGATGGCCAGCTCATCATCATGGGAGATGTCCACAACGGCATGGCTGTCCTACAGCCAGACAGCTTTGTGGGGACCTCCAGCATCCGGCGCGTGCGGAAACTCCGCGAAGTCATCCACAAGAAAACCTGTGAGCTTTTGAAAGAGTTCCTAGGATTGCATTAA